A single genomic interval of Metamycoplasma salivarium harbors:
- a CDS encoding AEC family transporter: MESSSTLFKGIITHNGLWGAIISTIVITLLGFILYRTKVLNDNATISIQKIIINVLLPFLAFYSFLQNAQKENIKTFGVVFGLSAIYYVVLTTIALIWVKYAPKFVPKRVLINAENEHNKIQEKLPLEERKLWNTQSFLEHLQKKHLVNWLMCIYGSNILFATPIVMALYPTGPQLGSLSIWNILYYIGGFGFSFSLLSGVKFTKREFGLTMKKAITNPSFIVVIIAILLWASQFISGAGAKITNIKQNFDVKLIDADGNSFIKTITMTKSATFGPNFSRLYGYIDSDNVLKWFSYDNIKKVYVPYIGKPTGWFDWSTTMPYLYKPISLLTILVSPLIWIVIGTSLGKANIKQIFSNWQNWLFLVYKMILIPLFILCLVLPFVFIKAIDYKTGAILVMTGAVPPGTSIVIYSQHFKVHEKYTAQVSSLSTMLSFIFIPMWLAIGTVILNLV, encoded by the coding sequence ATGGAATCATCATCAACATTATTTAAAGGAATAATTACTCATAATGGGTTATGAGGTGCAATTATATCAACAATAGTAATTACATTACTTGGTTTTATTTTATATAGAACAAAAGTGTTGAATGATAATGCAACAATTAGTATTCAAAAAATAATTATTAATGTTTTATTACCATTTTTAGCTTTTTATTCTTTTTTACAAAATGCACAAAAAGAAAATATAAAGACTTTTGGAGTTGTATTTGGGCTTAGTGCAATTTATTATGTTGTACTAACAACTATTGCACTAATTTGAGTTAAATATGCACCAAAATTTGTGCCTAAAAGAGTTTTAATTAATGCCGAAAACGAGCATAATAAAATTCAAGAAAAATTACCTTTAGAAGAAAGAAAATTGTGAAATACACAATCATTTTTAGAACACTTGCAAAAGAAACATTTAGTAAATTGACTTATGTGTATTTATGGTTCAAATATTTTATTTGCAACTCCAATTGTTATGGCTTTATATCCAACGGGGCCACAACTTGGTAGTTTAAGTATTTGAAATATACTCTACTATATAGGTGGATTTGGATTTTCATTTTCTTTATTATCAGGAGTTAAATTTACAAAAAGAGAATTTGGTTTAACTATGAAAAAAGCCATCACAAATCCATCTTTTATTGTTGTAATTATTGCAATTTTATTGTGAGCTAGTCAATTTATTTCAGGTGCAGGTGCAAAAATTACTAATATTAAACAAAATTTTGATGTAAAACTAATTGACGCAGATGGTAATTCGTTTATTAAAACAATTACTATGACAAAATCTGCAACTTTTGGTCCTAATTTTTCAAGATTGTATGGTTATATAGATTCTGACAATGTTCTTAAATGATTTAGCTATGATAATATTAAAAAAGTTTATGTTCCTTATATAGGAAAACCAACTGGTTGATTTGATTGATCAACGACAATGCCTTATTTGTATAAACCTATTAGTTTATTAACAATTCTAGTTAGTCCTTTAATTTGAATTGTAATTGGAACAAGCTTAGGAAAGGCAAATATAAAACAAATATTTAGTAATTGACAAAACTGACTATTTTTAGTTTATAAAATGATTTTAATTCCATTATTTATTTTGTGTTTAGTTTTACCTTTTGTGTTTATTAAAGCAATTGATTACAAAACAGGTGCTATTTTAGTTATGACTGGTGCTGTTCCTCCCGGAACTTCAATTGTAATTTATTCACAACACTTTAAAGTACATGAAAAATATACTGCACAAGTAAGTAGTTTAAGTACAATGTTAAGTTTCATATTTATTCCAATGTGACTTGCAATTGGAACAGTGATTTTAAATTTGGTTTAA
- a CDS encoding ATP-binding cassette domain-containing protein, producing MNISFYFSSPTLEAIIKGNFQSFKRNLVIMITISLLTILFFIFYVYIKNLFVKKMRYTISMTIFKTLTSNNLYSWKLFDHSDKCVFFVKNIELIVKYKYLAYVKLIDIAITSTFSLILIGLLFPLALAVIFPTFLICSLLNFVYIKSNKKLGNMINEINTLELNYLNETFNYFDYIEKNNKIETWEKYFQKESTKIKNLNLKFSSFFAKILSFFTFSNVLSKAIVIVSLIFLGTAISNYNVSTIIPILSTSLVMFSQTIPLFTNISTIHYANGIIFSYFEGIEIYSASNNKQHLEFKDMAIDIENIKIEKCLYKRLKLKIIKGQKILLIGKNGSGKSLLLNAISGNVDPKLIRVNITVNGNKVDTFNTILYFNYVSNISYFYDATLKNNLLLDKQMDSTKLNELVKIFELQNLNIEEFIDTDNLKYSEGEQARINILRAYIQNKDVLILDESFSNIDVKLAQKILDFLLNQKQLTIFVVWHKLSNKYVDKFDQIININQEVKNV from the coding sequence ATGAATATTTCATTCTATTTTTCTTCTCCAACTTTAGAAGCAATCATTAAGGGCAATTTTCAATCATTTAAAAGAAACTTAGTAATCATGATTACTATTAGTTTATTAACAATTTTGTTTTTTATCTTTTATGTTTATATAAAAAATTTATTTGTTAAAAAAATGAGATATACGATATCAATGACAATTTTTAAAACATTAACAAGTAATAATTTATATTCATGAAAATTATTTGATCACTCAGATAAATGTGTTTTTTTTGTTAAAAATATTGAATTAATAGTCAAATATAAATACTTAGCATATGTAAAATTAATAGACATAGCCATTACTTCAACATTTAGTTTAATTCTTATTGGTTTGCTATTTCCATTGGCATTAGCAGTTATTTTTCCAACGTTTTTAATTTGTTCGTTACTAAATTTTGTATATATTAAAAGTAATAAAAAACTTGGCAATATGATAAATGAGATTAATACTCTTGAACTTAATTATTTAAATGAAACTTTTAATTATTTTGATTATATTGAAAAAAATAACAAAATTGAAACATGAGAAAAATATTTTCAAAAAGAGTCTACAAAAATCAAAAATTTAAATCTTAAGTTTTCATCTTTTTTTGCTAAAATTTTGTCTTTTTTTACTTTTTCAAATGTTTTAAGTAAAGCTATTGTCATAGTGTCCTTAATATTTTTAGGTACAGCTATTTCTAATTACAATGTTTCTACAATAATTCCCATATTATCAACTAGCTTAGTTATGTTTAGTCAAACAATACCTTTATTTACTAATATTTCAACTATTCATTATGCTAATGGAATTATTTTTTCATATTTCGAAGGCATAGAAATATACAGTGCCTCAAATAATAAACAACATTTAGAATTTAAAGATATGGCTATTGATATTGAAAATATTAAAATTGAAAAATGCTTATACAAAAGACTAAAATTGAAAATTATTAAAGGTCAAAAAATATTATTAATTGGTAAAAATGGTAGTGGAAAATCTCTTTTATTAAATGCTATATCTGGGAATGTTGATCCAAAACTAATTAGAGTTAATATTACTGTCAACGGAAATAAGGTTGATACATTCAATACCATTTTATATTTTAATTATGTATCAAATATTTCTTATTTTTATGATGCAACATTAAAAAACAATTTACTATTGGATAAACAAATGGATTCAACAAAATTGAATGAGTTAGTCAAAATTTTTGAATTACAAAACTTAAATATTGAAGAATTTATTGATACAGATAATCTTAAATATTCAGAGGGAGAACAAGCAAGAATTAATATTCTAAGAGCATATATTCAAAACAAAGACGTTTTGATTCTAGATGAATCATTTTCTAACATTGATGTGAAATTAGCACAGAAAATTCTTGATTTTTTATTAAATCAAAAACAACTAACAATTTTTGTTGTTTGACACAAATTATCTAATAAATATGTAGACAAATTTGATCAAATAATAAATATAAATCAAGAGGTAAAAAATGTTTAA
- a CDS encoding ATP-binding cassette domain-containing protein: MFNLKKYYLKYFPSVLMLVLSNMFLFGSEIINFYLSYQLFNNFITPPLINPTTKLIIYSIGVVASYILSALSLVLNNYFTYRLTAYIEADCKKKIYEKFKNSTNISRNKVMNTETLNIMSNDINSYLMSSISFTISIWISIVMFVGILLAYLFLGNLYLFIFLAAFSILEVLVNIFCSYLNNKITIQQTKVDDKFHSKFSKWIKTFSLFLFSNKLYFFLAKTNDIFKENSKLKNKLENKSAIASILEISMLVLKFAIFITIALYLYKANLINLALILAIGTQLNVTSAQTKIIISDISNAMLYRELKHKLIDTFTPLKNKNSLTISNFKKLEIVNGDINYDTKNILHNINFSIKRGDKILLKGKSGSGKSSLLNVLFNNLSLTSGNYNVNNNNIDIDTNLQGIFTYCNDENIIFDGNLYDNLTFFEDNPNIEKLNKVISNLNIDFINDLIQNLRDMKLSEGQKQLINLARVLYSNNDIVIIDEGFSNLDKQNFDNAVKLILNLNKTLIIISHQLDKTYEQKFTKVLELKDKQLQEFGLSIS, encoded by the coding sequence ATGTTTAATCTTAAAAAGTATTATTTAAAATATTTCCCTTCAGTATTAATGCTTGTGCTTTCAAACATGTTTCTTTTCGGTTCTGAAATTATAAATTTTTATCTTTCGTATCAACTATTTAATAATTTTATTACTCCGCCATTAATTAATCCGACAACAAAATTGATTATTTATTCTATTGGGGTAGTTGCATCATACATTTTAAGTGCATTATCTCTTGTATTAAATAATTATTTTACTTATAGATTGACTGCATATATTGAAGCAGATTGCAAAAAAAAGATATATGAAAAATTTAAAAACTCAACTAATATTTCGAGAAATAAGGTAATGAATACTGAAACTTTAAATATTATGAGTAATGACATTAATAGTTATTTAATGAGTTCAATTAGTTTTACAATTTCAATTTGAATTTCTATTGTAATGTTTGTAGGAATACTACTAGCATATTTATTTTTAGGGAACCTATATTTATTCATTTTTTTAGCAGCTTTTAGCATTCTAGAAGTTTTGGTTAATATTTTTTGTTCATATTTAAATAATAAAATAACTATTCAACAAACAAAAGTTGATGATAAATTTCATTCAAAATTTAGTAAATGAATTAAAACATTTTCGTTGTTTTTGTTTTCAAATAAACTATATTTCTTTTTAGCAAAAACTAATGACATTTTCAAAGAAAACTCTAAACTAAAAAATAAACTAGAAAACAAAAGTGCAATTGCCTCAATTTTGGAAATATCAATGCTAGTCTTGAAATTTGCAATATTTATTACTATCGCGCTTTATTTATATAAAGCAAATTTGATTAATTTGGCTTTAATATTGGCAATCGGAACACAATTAAATGTTACTTCTGCCCAAACAAAGATAATAATAAGTGATATTAGTAATGCAATGCTTTATAGAGAATTGAAACATAAATTGATTGATACATTTACACCATTAAAAAATAAAAACTCTTTAACTATCTCTAATTTCAAAAAACTAGAAATAGTTAATGGAGATATAAATTATGATACTAAAAACATTTTACACAACATCAACTTTTCAATTAAGCGTGGTGACAAAATCTTGTTAAAAGGGAAATCGGGGTCCGGCAAAAGTTCATTACTTAATGTATTATTTAATAATTTATCGCTAACTTCAGGCAATTATAATGTGAATAATAACAATATTGATATAGACACTAATTTGCAAGGAATATTTACTTATTGCAATGATGAAAATATTATTTTTGATGGTAATTTATATGATAATCTAACTTTTTTTGAAGATAATCCAAATATAGAAAAGTTAAATAAAGTTATTTCTAATTTAAACATAGATTTTATTAATGATTTAATCCAAAATTTACGCGATATGAAATTGTCTGAAGGTCAAAAACAATTGATTAATTTAGCAAGAGTCTTATATTCAAATAATGATATTGTTATTATTGATGAAGGATTTTCAAATTTAGACAAACAAAATTTTGACAATGCTGTTAAATTAATTTTAAATTTAAATAAGACTTTAATCATTATTTCACATCAATTAGATAAAACATATGAGCAAAAATTTACCAAAGTATTGGAACTAAAAGATAAGCAATTACAAGAATTTGGTTTGTCAATTAGTTAA
- a CDS encoding AAA family ATPase: MKLIQVEAQGFKSFADKVSLKFDGGVVAIIGPNGSGKSNINDAIRWVLGESSSKALRGDNMEDVIFAGSKTEKEMNKAEVTLTFDNRDRAVSVPHDFFTISRVLHRGKGENEYYINGEVARLRDVKEIAMESGISKSSLAIISQGTISDIAEATPERRREIFEEASGTSMYRFRKIEAQRKLERTEEALSQITILVQELEKQRKPLERQAEKAKIYNEKMEQLKDVEVALLVHDLMYFSDKLKTLEIEAHDFELAKEDLEARLNSYTASYNQKTEISVEVEKMVQSLQKELDQTTSEISNMEIRSAKETQHRQMILDGTLKVTSQHKKEALQNILSELNEKIMAFKKSIAQKNDELQTIEDETIKLNTNINELNRLYSIEVDKLNKVKSKIDVIKDVRDNRTSLAKGTKNVVENANLFKGYKALVSQIIQVEKQYAVAIETVLANATQHIVVDTPETAVDAINFLKQNNGGRATFIPLSSISPKSVHEQHIVVAQTQKGFLGVASELVTAEKQYDVLRKFLLGNILVCDTIENANKLSKLLEKRYMVVTLDGDVVRPGGVMSGGQASQNISIFGIEDQLKQLEELITPLEQNINLLRDKISKLEFDKQAKISLSTNYSLEKANYETKLQEFLAEFDKYSVEYKNLTSEALELESNVDFAKALAELITKRSTIAARLKSQTEILQSTKQQIYDIGYKKNEAEVAMRELLAENGKKLAEKVRAEATIENAKKRLAEQYSMLFETAKQFYKPEIDFDVARKLVDNLKQDIRELGHINLDAIKQFEEVQARYDEVKTQEEQITAAKQTIEEAIDEMDKIIVEKITQTVELVNNEFKFVFSKMFGGGMAEIRYTDPDNLLETGIDVIAQPPGKSIKNLKLFSGGEKALIAISLLFSILKAKPLPLCILDEVEAALDEANVIRFAEFLQNLKKDTQFVVITHRQGTMERVDKLYGATMQKRGVTTFFSVSLADAKNLIDESEQHNG, translated from the coding sequence ATGAAATTAATTCAAGTAGAAGCACAGGGGTTTAAATCTTTTGCTGATAAAGTTTCTCTAAAATTTGATGGTGGTGTGGTTGCTATTATTGGACCTAATGGTTCAGGTAAGTCTAATATTAATGATGCCATTCGTTGGGTTTTAGGTGAATCAAGTTCAAAAGCTTTACGTGGAGATAATATGGAAGATGTTATTTTTGCTGGTTCAAAAACAGAAAAAGAAATGAATAAAGCAGAAGTAACATTAACTTTTGATAATCGCGATCGCGCAGTTTCTGTACCACATGACTTTTTTACTATTTCGCGTGTCTTGCATCGTGGAAAAGGTGAAAATGAATATTACATTAATGGCGAAGTTGCAAGATTAAGAGATGTAAAAGAAATTGCGATGGAAAGTGGAATTTCAAAATCATCGCTTGCTATTATCAGTCAAGGAACAATTAGCGATATTGCTGAAGCTACTCCTGAAAGACGGAGAGAAATTTTTGAAGAAGCTTCTGGAACTTCTATGTATCGTTTTAGAAAAATAGAAGCGCAAAGAAAATTAGAAAGAACAGAAGAAGCATTATCACAAATTACTATTTTGGTTCAAGAATTGGAAAAACAAAGAAAACCATTAGAAAGACAAGCTGAAAAAGCAAAAATTTATAATGAAAAAATGGAACAACTTAAAGATGTTGAAGTTGCTTTATTAGTTCATGATTTAATGTATTTTTCTGATAAATTAAAAACTCTAGAAATTGAAGCACACGATTTTGAACTTGCTAAAGAAGATTTAGAAGCTAGATTAAATTCTTATACTGCTTCTTATAACCAAAAAACTGAAATTAGTGTTGAAGTTGAAAAAATGGTTCAATCATTACAAAAAGAATTAGATCAAACCACTTCTGAAATTTCAAATATGGAAATTAGAAGTGCTAAAGAAACACAACACCGTCAAATGATATTAGACGGAACTTTGAAAGTTACATCACAACACAAAAAAGAAGCCTTACAAAATATTCTTTCTGAATTGAATGAAAAAATAATGGCTTTCAAAAAATCAATTGCACAAAAAAATGATGAGTTACAAACAATCGAAGATGAAACTATCAAACTTAATACCAATATTAATGAATTAAATAGACTTTATTCAATTGAAGTTGATAAATTAAACAAAGTTAAAAGCAAAATTGATGTCATCAAAGATGTTAGAGATAATAGAACATCATTAGCTAAAGGTACTAAAAACGTTGTTGAAAATGCTAATTTGTTTAAAGGTTATAAAGCACTAGTTAGTCAAATTATTCAAGTTGAAAAACAATATGCAGTAGCTATTGAAACGGTTTTAGCAAACGCTACTCAACATATCGTTGTTGATACTCCTGAAACTGCAGTTGATGCAATCAATTTCTTAAAACAAAATAATGGTGGTCGTGCAACGTTTATTCCATTATCTTCAATTTCCCCAAAATCAGTTCATGAACAACACATTGTTGTTGCTCAAACACAAAAAGGTTTTTTAGGTGTCGCTTCAGAACTTGTAACAGCTGAAAAACAATATGATGTATTAAGAAAATTCTTATTAGGAAATATTTTAGTTTGCGACACTATTGAAAATGCTAATAAATTATCTAAACTATTAGAAAAAAGATATATGGTTGTAACACTTGATGGCGATGTTGTTAGACCTGGTGGCGTTATGAGCGGTGGTCAAGCTAGCCAAAATATTTCAATATTTGGTATTGAAGACCAACTAAAACAACTAGAAGAATTAATTACTCCACTTGAACAAAATATTAATCTACTAAGAGATAAAATTTCAAAACTTGAATTTGATAAACAAGCAAAAATCTCTTTAAGTACAAACTATTCTTTAGAAAAAGCAAATTATGAAACTAAATTGCAAGAATTTCTAGCTGAATTTGATAAATATTCAGTTGAATATAAGAACTTAACTAGTGAAGCTTTGGAATTAGAATCAAATGTTGATTTTGCTAAAGCATTGGCTGAATTAATTACAAAAAGAAGCACAATTGCTGCAAGATTAAAATCTCAAACTGAAATTTTGCAATCAACTAAGCAACAAATTTATGACATAGGTTATAAGAAAAACGAAGCTGAAGTTGCTATGAGAGAGTTGCTTGCTGAAAATGGTAAGAAATTAGCTGAAAAAGTTAGAGCAGAAGCAACAATTGAAAATGCTAAAAAGAGGCTTGCTGAACAATATTCAATGTTATTTGAAACAGCAAAACAATTTTACAAACCTGAAATTGATTTTGATGTTGCACGTAAATTGGTTGACAATCTAAAACAAGATATTCGTGAACTTGGACATATTAACTTAGATGCAATCAAACAATTTGAAGAAGTTCAAGCTAGATATGATGAAGTAAAAACTCAAGAAGAACAAATTACCGCTGCAAAACAAACTATTGAAGAAGCAATTGATGAAATGGACAAAATAATTGTTGAAAAGATTACACAAACTGTTGAACTTGTTAATAATGAATTTAAATTTGTATTTAGTAAAATGTTTGGTGGTGGTATGGCTGAAATTAGATATACTGACCCAGATAATTTATTAGAAACAGGAATTGATGTTATTGCTCAACCTCCAGGAAAATCAATTAAAAACTTGAAATTATTTTCAGGTGGAGAAAAAGCATTGATTGCAATTTCATTGCTATTCTCAATTTTAAAAGCAAAACCATTACCTTTATGTATTTTAGATGAAGTTGAAGCTGCATTGGATGAAGCAAATGTTATTAGATTTGCAGAATTCTTACAAAATCTTAAAAAAGATACTCAATTTGTTGTTATTACACACCGTCAAGGAACAATGGAACGTGTTGATAAACTTTATGGTGCAACTATGCAAAAACGTGGTGTAACAACATTCTTTAGTGTTAGCTTAGCAGATGCTAAAAATCTTATTGATGAAAGTGAGCAACACAATGGTTAA
- a CDS encoding Virulence-associated protein D, with protein sequence MYGLVFYLNKSILKAEYGENHHDAYEEIRDILRHHGFHWLSNSFYFSRSLNSILKIYQAVKALKELPWFVSSLVSIHVFKMEDMSDFTEYLKDKMKKVKMDEEEFDTDIESGKKVNQK encoded by the coding sequence ATGTATGGACTTGTTTTTTATTTAAATAAATCTATTTTAAAAGCAGAATACGGAGAAAATCATCATGATGCTTATGAAGAAATTAGAGATATCTTAAGACATCATGGATTTCATTGACTTTCAAATAGCTTTTATTTTTCAAGATCTTTAAATAGTATCTTAAAAATTTATCAAGCGGTTAAAGCTTTAAAAGAACTACCTTGATTTGTTTCTTCACTTGTAAGCATTCATGTTTTTAAAATGGAAGATATGTCTGACTTTACAGAATATTTAAAAGATAAAATGAAAAAAGTGAAGATGGACGAAGAAGAATTTGATACTGATATTGAATCAGGTAAAAAAGTCAATCAAAAATAG
- the msrA gene encoding peptide-methionine (S)-S-oxide reductase MsrA, translating to MKKIYFAGGCFWGVQAFFKTIKGVIKTVAGYANSNVKNPLYSEVKSQTTTAVETVEVTYDENIVSLNTLIKKFFKAIDPTALNFQGPDYGTQYRNGIYYVDESDESIIKSKITKLAKNIKGKIVTEILPLQNFYMAEDYHQDYIDKHPQAFCHIKLK from the coding sequence ATGAAAAAGATATATTTTGCTGGTGGTTGCTTTTGAGGTGTTCAAGCATTTTTTAAAACAATTAAGGGTGTTATAAAAACTGTTGCTGGTTATGCAAATTCTAATGTTAAAAATCCTTTATATTCAGAAGTTAAATCACAAACTACTACAGCTGTTGAAACAGTTGAAGTTACTTATGATGAAAATATTGTTTCTTTAAATACTTTAATTAAAAAATTTTTTAAAGCAATTGATCCAACTGCATTAAATTTTCAAGGTCCAGATTATGGAACTCAATATCGCAACGGAATTTATTATGTTGATGAAAGTGATGAATCTATAATTAAATCTAAAATCACTAAACTAGCTAAAAATATTAAAGGTAAGATCGTTACAGAAATTTTACCTTTGCAAAATTTTTATATGGCTGAAGATTATCATCAAGACTATATTGACAAACATCCTCAAGCATTTTGCCACATTAAATTAAAATAA
- a CDS encoding leucine-rich repeat domain-containing protein has protein sequence MKIMKNRKTLIISGLSIITPLAFASLAISCGCNGEKANAYGVNLLSKHFKYDKVTKTSTLDLSNTNITHIKSGAFNGNFLARVAQQKDFPIKDLVPSENNPGKLPKIDKLILPKSLEYIGKDAFSNLQIKEIDFNGNTSLRMIDRNAFLGNNLVSLTLPNANLEIKENAFAENALTNINLGKITKVSDGAFSRNKIAELTLPETLTETSLNAFTPQDENITKTKLIVKNASLYQKLVEELNVSPYKNKLEIANT, from the coding sequence ATGAAAATTATGAAAAATAGAAAGACATTAATTATTTCAGGTTTATCAATTATTACTCCACTTGCTTTTGCTTCATTAGCTATATCATGTGGTTGCAATGGAGAAAAAGCAAATGCTTACGGAGTTAATTTATTGAGTAAACATTTTAAATATGATAAAGTCACCAAAACTAGTACATTAGATCTAAGTAATACAAACATAACTCACATTAAATCAGGAGCTTTTAATGGAAATTTCTTAGCAAGAGTTGCACAACAAAAAGATTTTCCTATTAAGGATTTAGTTCCATCAGAAAATAATCCAGGAAAATTACCAAAAATTGATAAATTAATCTTACCTAAATCACTTGAATATATTGGAAAAGATGCATTTTCTAATTTACAAATAAAAGAAATTGACTTTAATGGAAATACTTCTTTAAGAATGATTGATAGAAATGCATTTTTAGGTAACAATCTAGTAAGTCTAACTTTACCTAATGCAAATCTTGAAATTAAAGAAAATGCTTTTGCTGAAAATGCATTAACTAACATAAACTTAGGAAAAATCACAAAAGTTTCCGATGGTGCTTTTTCAAGAAACAAAATTGCAGAACTAACTTTACCTGAAACATTGACTGAAACATCTTTAAATGCATTTACACCACAAGATGAAAACATTACTAAAACAAAGCTTATTGTAAAAAATGCAAGTCTTTATCAAAAACTTGTTGAAGAACTTAATGTCTCACCATATAAAAACAAACTAGAAATTGCTAATACTTAA